From a single Verrucomicrobiota bacterium genomic region:
- a CDS encoding prepilin-type N-terminal cleavage/methylation domain-containing protein: protein MSFSEISICAIVASRHTALSAKTGPHGIFRQALSLPRGPGGLRQTLAFTLIELLVVIAVLGILAAILLPALSRAKAKANGITCLNHTRQLTLAWRLYADANEDRCVNNHGADQTRKERNTWANQNLSWGADPDNTNAVLLTQALLGEYAGKSVKAFKCPADRALADNGPRLRSYSLNLMVGDPGALLDEFNRDFRQFFKTADIRNPASTFLFLDEHPDTLNDGFFMLRLGRYEWANLPASFHNGGANFSFADGHTELHRWSVTGPNGTVRPGVRGAVAGDFPAEPRTDYLWVMERMSELKR from the coding sequence ATGTCTTTCTCCGAGATTTCGATCTGCGCGATCGTCGCGTCTCGCCATACAGCCCTTTCCGCGAAAACAGGACCCCACGGAATTTTCAGACAGGCTCTCAGCCTGCCCCGCGGTCCCGGAGGGCTTCGACAGACCCTCGCTTTCACGTTGATCGAGCTGCTGGTCGTCATCGCCGTTCTTGGAATTCTCGCGGCGATTTTGCTTCCAGCGTTGAGTCGGGCGAAGGCCAAAGCAAACGGAATTACCTGCCTCAACCATACCCGCCAGTTGACCCTGGCCTGGCGGCTTTACGCGGATGCGAATGAGGATCGATGCGTCAACAACCACGGCGCGGATCAGACCCGGAAGGAGCGAAACACCTGGGCCAATCAGAACCTGTCCTGGGGAGCGGATCCCGACAACACCAACGCGGTCCTGCTCACGCAAGCGTTGCTCGGTGAATACGCCGGAAAATCCGTCAAGGCATTCAAGTGTCCGGCGGACCGCGCCCTGGCCGACAACGGCCCGCGGCTGCGCAGCTATTCGTTGAACTTGATGGTCGGCGATCCGGGCGCGCTGCTCGATGAGTTCAATCGGGATTTCCGGCAGTTCTTCAAGACGGCTGATATTCGTAATCCGGCATCGACTTTTCTGTTTCTCGACGAACATCCGGACACGCTCAACGACGGATTCTTCATGCTTCGGCTGGGGCGCTATGAGTGGGCGAACCTGCCGGCCTCGTTTCATAATGGCGGGGCCAATTTCTCGTTTGCAGACGGCCACACCGAGCTTCATCGCTGGTCCGTCACCGGACCCAACGGGACCGTTCGCCCTGGTGTTCGCGGCGCGGTGGCCGGGGATTTTCCGGCTGAACCGCGGACGGACTACTTGTGGGTCATGGAGCGGATGAGCGAACTGAAACGCTAG